The genomic region CGCTTTAATACGACGTCCCGCTTCATGAATAAGATCAATCAATACGCCTTCATGATTAGATTGATGACATTCCACTTCATGACCTAACGTCGAAGCAGCTTCACGACACATAACTTCCACATCAGCGAGGGTCTCATAGCCGTAGGTTGCAGGCTCACGCGTGCCCAGTAAGTTTAAATTAGGGCCATTTAATACCATGATGGTAGACATACTACTTTCTCCTAAAAATCAGCGTAAATATTCAATCCACTGTATCGCCAAACATTCACACAAAGAAGCGCAGCAAGACACTCAAAGTGAAAAATGACAATACAGTGGTGATTAACAAGGTACTGGCACAAAAACTGCGCGCGCCATATTCTCCACAAACAATCGGATAAGAACTAAACATGGATACCGAAGCAAATATAACCAATGCCGTTTTTAATTCGTTGGGCATGCTAGGCGTAAGGAACAAGAGTAAGGAAACAATCACAGGAAACAAAATCAGCTTGCCAATCGCCACCAGCAGTATCGGAGTCCATTGACCTTTAATTGATACACCGACCAAAGACCCACCAATAACAATCAAAGCCACCGAGGAAGCCGCCGATACCAATAAATCAAAGCCTTTACCTACAAAGCTCGGCAAACTCAATCCAAATACAGAAAATACCAACCCTGCACCCAAAGCAATTAACAGCGGATTCGTCGAAATACGCTTCAGAACGACCATAAATAGGTTTTTCCCATTACTTTCGTTTTTCCCCTGCATGGTCTCGATAAAAATTAGGCAAACTGGCAATAAGATAATATTTTCGACCATCAAAGACATCACAAAAGCCTGCGTCAATGAATCATCAAAGAACTGCAACAGGATAGGAAAACCAATAAAGGCGCTGTTTGACATGGTCGCCCCAACACCTCTCACTCCAGCTTCTACCAATCCACTTTGAAGTAGGCGCCAGCTCAGTAACACAGTAATAAAAAAAGTCGCTAAACCACTCGCTGCATACACAGTAAGATAGTCAAAATGCAGGACTTCTTTCAGCTCCATGCTAGATAATTTCATAAAAATCAAAGCAGGCAAGGCAAGATACAAAACAAAACGACTTAACCCAGGAATTGCAGCTTGCGGTAGAAAGGAATATCGAACACAGATAAATCCCACAAATATCAAAAAAAAGATCGGTGCTGTGATGTTTATTACAGCTTCCATGTCACCATATCCTCGTGGTTTATTGCGTTATATGCTTTTAACTCGGCTAGAGTTTTCATCATAGAAATCATATCGAATAAGCGTTAAGCGATAGCTTTAGATTTTGTATTGAGTGATATTTTTTCAGGATCTGGTAGGACCAACCCTTTCTGAATATGCGAATCTAAGATAGTCAATACTGACTCAATTTCATCATCAAGAAGGTGTTTAAGCAATTTCTGATGTTCTTCTACAGAGGCTTGGCCGCGAAATGGCCGGCGGTGTAACGCCAACACCTGATAACGCATATAAAGTTCAATCACTGATGCGTGGTAACGAATCAACTGCTGAGAACCACAATGA from Marinomonas rhizomae harbors:
- a CDS encoding AEC family transporter; the protein is MEAVINITAPIFFLIFVGFICVRYSFLPQAAIPGLSRFVLYLALPALIFMKLSSMELKEVLHFDYLTVYAASGLATFFITVLLSWRLLQSGLVEAGVRGVGATMSNSAFIGFPILLQFFDDSLTQAFVMSLMVENIILLPVCLIFIETMQGKNESNGKNLFMVVLKRISTNPLLIALGAGLVFSVFGLSLPSFVGKGFDLLVSAASSVALIVIGGSLVGVSIKGQWTPILLVAIGKLILFPVIVSLLLFLTPSMPNELKTALVIFASVSMFSSYPIVCGEYGARSFCASTLLITTVLSFFTLSVLLRFFV